A region of Pyxidicoccus trucidator DNA encodes the following proteins:
- a CDS encoding DUF4215 domain-containing protein has translation MNTRVILKAAALALALVSTLTGCEADVSQPSLTTPNPVLASQSSEVVGDGRLQPGEECDDGNTVSGDGCSAAGLIESGYLCHVPGRACSLASLCGNNVINVGEACDDGDTAAGANGCSASCDLSLCGNGVFNNRPFPNFDQEICDDGNRFEGDGCSRQCEVEPGFACAGNPSRCVRAGVAVFNTGVDQNNRRLESGADPHWFYAGTNTGAATGVRAASDWPQEIQTARYMAAPLGAPVCVYQDFIVPSTTNIAQFRLRLATFNDNAFDSARVNGTAVTPTTVNDPGGQPWQKNIFREFGITAPWRPGLNRIELCNENEATEPNAFRYLFVDAYDDRCGDGVISLREDCDDGDTQNGDGCSASCGIEPGYGCTGQPSSCAQTCGNGSLNPGEQCDDGNGTAGDGCNASCRVEAGHACPTPGQACVQTCGNGIINAGELCDDGNTRDSDGCSAACRLERGYECSGAPSTCAPLCGNSRLDSGELCDDGNTRLNDGCSNACTLELGYACPTPGQACAQTCGNGTVNPGEQCDDGNLNSLDGCGTECRVEAGYACSTPANGPSVCTQSCGNGTLDTSETCDDGNTQAADGCSPGCRVETGYSCSGAPSTCVTLCGDGITAGAERCDDGNRTAGDGCNATCTVETGWSCPAPGNVCFNTCGNGTVDAGESCDDDNTSNGDGCSATCAVESGYACSGAPSVCRTSCGDGIVAGTEVCDDGNLSGGDTCSPRCLLEVGQTCMASGVCDTGYCNPVSDTCAVAVGCGNGALNPGEACDDGDTTSGDGCSAACAIESGYSCSGTPSVCAVTCGDGVKADSEACDDGNTTSGDGCSATCTVELPDTTPPAAPVITGPAQGSVLSNPSPTLTGTAEPGSTVTVREGGTVLCTAVASDTGTWSCVPTTPLADGPHTVTATSTDAAGNTSPASPTDTFTIDTQVPDTRIPRGPEVSTDEEDAAFEYSSTENNVRYECSLDGRDFVPCRDSYDVGPGEHTLRVRAVDEAGNVDASPAVHTWTVQVTRAFAGGGCSTAPASSGLALLGLLGLRRRSRRAGDRK, from the coding sequence ATGAATACGCGTGTCATCTTGAAGGCGGCGGCACTGGCGCTCGCGCTCGTGTCCACCCTGACTGGCTGCGAGGCAGACGTCTCGCAGCCCTCCCTGACAACCCCCAACCCCGTGCTGGCGAGCCAGTCGTCCGAAGTCGTGGGCGACGGACGGCTCCAGCCCGGCGAGGAATGTGACGACGGCAACACCGTTTCGGGCGACGGCTGTTCGGCCGCCGGCCTCATCGAGTCCGGCTACCTCTGTCACGTGCCCGGCCGTGCCTGCTCGCTGGCCAGCCTGTGCGGCAACAACGTCATCAACGTCGGCGAGGCCTGCGACGACGGTGATACCGCGGCGGGCGCCAACGGCTGCTCGGCGAGCTGTGATTTGTCGCTGTGCGGCAACGGCGTCTTCAACAACCGCCCGTTCCCGAACTTCGACCAGGAAATCTGTGACGACGGCAACCGCTTCGAGGGCGACGGCTGCAGCCGCCAGTGCGAGGTGGAGCCCGGCTTCGCCTGCGCGGGCAACCCCAGCCGCTGCGTGAGGGCGGGTGTCGCGGTGTTCAACACCGGCGTGGACCAGAACAACCGCCGGCTGGAGTCCGGCGCGGACCCGCACTGGTTCTACGCGGGCACCAACACGGGGGCGGCCACCGGCGTGCGCGCCGCCTCGGACTGGCCGCAGGAAATCCAGACGGCGCGCTACATGGCGGCGCCCCTGGGGGCCCCTGTCTGCGTGTACCAGGACTTCATCGTCCCCTCGACGACCAACATCGCCCAGTTCCGCCTGCGCCTGGCCACCTTCAACGACAACGCCTTCGACAGCGCGCGGGTGAACGGGACGGCCGTCACGCCCACCACGGTGAATGACCCGGGCGGCCAGCCCTGGCAGAAGAACATCTTCCGCGAGTTCGGTATCACCGCCCCCTGGCGCCCGGGCCTCAACCGCATCGAGCTGTGCAACGAGAACGAGGCCACCGAGCCCAACGCGTTCCGCTACCTGTTCGTGGACGCGTACGACGACCGCTGCGGCGACGGCGTCATCTCCCTGCGCGAGGACTGCGACGACGGCGACACCCAGAATGGCGACGGCTGCAGCGCGAGCTGCGGCATCGAGCCGGGCTACGGCTGCACCGGCCAGCCCAGCAGCTGCGCCCAGACGTGCGGCAACGGCTCGCTCAACCCGGGCGAGCAGTGCGACGACGGCAACGGCACCGCGGGCGACGGCTGCAACGCGAGCTGCCGCGTGGAGGCCGGCCACGCCTGCCCCACCCCGGGCCAGGCCTGCGTGCAGACGTGCGGCAACGGCATCATCAACGCCGGCGAGCTGTGCGACGACGGCAACACGCGTGACTCGGACGGCTGCTCCGCGGCGTGCCGCCTCGAGCGCGGCTACGAGTGCTCGGGCGCCCCGTCCACCTGCGCCCCCCTGTGCGGCAACAGCCGCCTGGACTCGGGCGAGCTGTGCGACGACGGCAACACCCGGCTGAACGACGGCTGCTCCAACGCCTGCACCCTGGAGCTGGGCTACGCCTGCCCCACCCCGGGCCAGGCCTGCGCGCAGACGTGCGGCAACGGGACGGTGAACCCCGGCGAGCAGTGCGATGACGGCAACCTGAACTCGCTGGACGGCTGCGGCACCGAGTGCCGCGTCGAGGCCGGCTACGCGTGCAGCACCCCCGCCAACGGCCCGTCCGTGTGCACCCAGTCGTGCGGCAACGGCACGCTGGACACGAGCGAGACGTGCGACGACGGCAACACGCAGGCGGCGGACGGCTGCTCGCCGGGCTGCCGCGTCGAGACGGGCTACAGCTGCTCGGGCGCTCCCAGCACCTGTGTCACCCTCTGCGGCGACGGCATCACCGCCGGTGCCGAGCGCTGCGACGACGGCAACAGGACCGCGGGCGACGGCTGCAACGCCACCTGCACCGTGGAGACGGGCTGGAGCTGCCCCGCCCCCGGAAACGTGTGCTTCAACACCTGCGGCAACGGCACCGTGGACGCTGGCGAGAGCTGCGACGACGACAACACCTCCAACGGCGATGGCTGCAGCGCCACCTGCGCCGTGGAGAGCGGCTACGCGTGCAGCGGCGCCCCCAGCGTCTGCCGCACCTCCTGCGGTGACGGCATCGTCGCCGGCACCGAGGTGTGCGACGACGGCAACCTGTCGGGCGGTGACACGTGCTCGCCGCGCTGCCTGCTGGAGGTGGGCCAGACCTGCATGGCGTCCGGCGTCTGCGACACCGGCTACTGCAACCCCGTGAGCGACACCTGCGCGGTGGCCGTTGGCTGCGGCAACGGCGCGCTGAACCCCGGCGAGGCCTGCGACGACGGTGACACCACCTCGGGTGACGGCTGCTCCGCGGCCTGCGCCATCGAGTCGGGCTACAGCTGCTCCGGCACCCCCTCGGTGTGCGCGGTGACGTGCGGCGACGGCGTCAAGGCGGACTCCGAGGCGTGCGACGACGGCAACACCACCTCGGGTGACGGCTGCTCCGCGACCTGCACCGTCGAGCTGCCCGACACCACACCGCCCGCCGCTCCGGTCATCACCGGCCCCGCCCAGGGCTCCGTGCTCTCCAACCCGTCGCCGACGCTGACGGGCACGGCGGAGCCGGGCAGCACGGTGACGGTGCGCGAGGGTGGGACGGTGCTGTGCACGGCCGTCGCCAGCGACACCGGTACCTGGAGCTGCGTGCCCACGACGCCGCTCGCCGACGGGCCGCACACCGTGACGGCCACGTCCACCGACGCGGCCGGCAACACGAGCCCGGCCTCGCCCACGGACACGTTCACCATCGACACCCAGGTCCCGGACACCCGCATCCCGCGCGGCCCGGAAGTCAGCACCGACGAAGAGGACGCCGCCTTCGAGTACTCGTCCACCGAGAACAACGTTCGCTACGAGTGCAGCCTGGACGGTCGTGACTTCGTCCCCTGCCGGGACAGCTACGACGTCGGGCCGGGCGAGCACACCCTGCGCGTGCGCGCCGTGGACGAGGCGGGCAACGTGGACGCCTCGCCCGCCGTGCACACGTGGACGGTGCAAGTCACGCGCGCCTTCGCGGGTGGCGGCTGCAGCACGGCGCCGGCCTCGTCCGGACTGGCGCTCCTCGGCCTGCTCGGTCTCCGTCGGCGGAGCCGCCGGGCCGGGGACCGCAAGTAG
- a CDS encoding OmpA family protein, whose amino-acid sequence MFLRRNHFWLGGLAVLWASTVQAQARIPGIELERLQLNPAARDSLVLSTGDLLEEGQYRLAFTAHYENEPLVLLRGDERQGVIVSDRVTVHLSGAYAVTDWLELGAQVPIVAQWGPDTSPLGVATPGATALGTPWLQARAGILSEANEAPLDLGVHLGVALPLGSADTLTRDQGFVFSPRIGLGKELGGSFRVGADVGALVRTKTYALSPTAQPLRDEMGLEVNGGVNLTAGFFGLKEELVVRGTLPVADAPESLEVLLGLRAPTGDGTEVYLMGGPGFGQTPGTPEFRVLGGINFGAAGAAAARCIEGQPYDVNRCPDLDADGDGVKNVADRCPASKGLAQLNGCADGDDDQDGLLNLADRCPAQAENTNGFEDSDGCPDDPDTDKDGLADSKDACPAEAEDVDGFEDANGCPDKDNDKDGVADARDACMNEAGPKENRGCPDKDRDSDGLVDRLDNCPDEPGTEKNHGCKAKQLAQIGEGQIRVLETVYFENNKDVISPRSFKLLDTVANILATHPEIEKMRIEGHTDNTGNADYNLDLSQRRADAVAKYLVSKSVASERLEAKGFGPAKPLADNATKEGRAKNRRVEFKFDEDVAGVQTQQGAPTADTIEK is encoded by the coding sequence TTGTTTCTACGCAGGAACCATTTCTGGCTCGGAGGACTCGCTGTCCTCTGGGCGTCCACCGTCCAGGCGCAGGCGCGCATTCCCGGCATCGAGCTGGAGCGGCTGCAACTCAACCCCGCGGCGCGTGACAGCCTCGTGCTGTCCACCGGCGACCTGCTGGAGGAGGGGCAGTACCGCCTCGCCTTCACCGCTCACTACGAGAACGAGCCGCTGGTGCTCCTGCGCGGCGACGAGCGCCAGGGCGTCATCGTCTCCGACCGCGTGACGGTGCACCTGAGCGGCGCCTATGCCGTCACCGACTGGCTGGAGCTGGGCGCGCAGGTGCCCATCGTCGCCCAGTGGGGCCCGGACACCTCGCCGCTGGGCGTCGCCACGCCCGGGGCGACCGCCCTGGGCACTCCGTGGCTGCAGGCGCGCGCCGGCATCCTGTCCGAGGCCAACGAGGCGCCGCTCGATTTGGGCGTGCACCTGGGCGTGGCCCTGCCGCTGGGCAGCGCCGACACCCTCACCCGAGACCAGGGCTTTGTCTTCTCGCCGCGCATCGGCCTGGGCAAGGAGCTTGGGGGCTCCTTCCGCGTGGGCGCCGACGTGGGCGCGCTGGTGCGCACCAAGACGTACGCGCTGTCCCCCACGGCGCAGCCGCTGCGCGATGAGATGGGCTTGGAGGTGAATGGCGGCGTCAACCTCACCGCCGGCTTCTTCGGCCTCAAGGAGGAGCTGGTGGTGCGTGGCACCCTTCCGGTGGCGGACGCCCCGGAGTCGCTGGAGGTGCTGCTCGGCCTGCGCGCTCCCACGGGCGACGGCACGGAGGTGTACCTCATGGGCGGCCCCGGCTTCGGCCAGACGCCCGGCACCCCGGAATTCCGCGTGCTCGGCGGCATCAACTTCGGCGCGGCCGGCGCGGCGGCGGCCCGCTGTATCGAAGGCCAGCCGTATGACGTGAACCGCTGCCCCGACCTGGACGCGGACGGTGACGGCGTGAAGAACGTCGCCGACCGCTGCCCGGCCAGCAAGGGCCTGGCCCAGCTCAACGGCTGCGCGGATGGCGACGATGACCAGGACGGCCTGCTCAACCTGGCCGACCGCTGCCCCGCCCAGGCGGAGAACACCAACGGCTTCGAGGACTCCGACGGCTGCCCGGACGACCCGGACACCGACAAGGACGGCCTGGCCGACTCGAAGGACGCGTGCCCCGCCGAGGCGGAGGACGTGGACGGCTTCGAGGACGCCAACGGCTGCCCGGACAAGGACAATGACAAGGACGGCGTCGCGGACGCGCGGGATGCCTGCATGAACGAGGCGGGCCCGAAGGAGAACCGCGGCTGCCCCGACAAGGACCGCGACTCCGACGGCCTGGTGGACCGGCTGGACAACTGCCCCGACGAGCCCGGCACGGAGAAGAACCACGGCTGCAAGGCCAAGCAGCTCGCGCAGATTGGCGAGGGCCAGATTCGCGTCCTCGAGACGGTCTACTTCGAGAACAACAAGGACGTCATCAGCCCCCGCAGCTTCAAGCTGCTGGACACGGTGGCCAACATCCTCGCCACGCATCCGGAGATCGAGAAGATGCGCATCGAGGGCCACACCGACAACACGGGCAACGCCGACTACAACCTGGACCTGTCCCAGCGCCGCGCGGACGCGGTGGCGAAGTACCTGGTGAGCAAGTCGGTCGCGAGTGAGCGGCTGGAGGCCAAGGGCTTCGGTCCGGCGAAGCCCCTCGCCGACAACGCCACCAAGGAAGGCCGCGCGAAGAACCGTCGCGTGGAGTTCAAGTTCGACGAGGACGTCGCCGGCGTGCAGACGCAGCAGGGCGCCCCGACCGCCGACACCATCGAGAAGTGA